The window CCACCTCAGATAAAATCCTGGTGACAACCTTCAGGCAGTGTGTGGTTCCTCCGCCCATGTGTGCATTTGAGCTGCAGCTGTCATCGCCAGTCAACCAGGTGACCTTCCTCTGCCAACCTCAGAGGACCAATCAGCTGGCAGCGTTGACTTCTGATGGACAGATCTCAGTCTACAGCCAAGGTGGGTTATACATTGTCTCCATAAAGATAGCAATCCTCAGAATTAATGGGAACAAAATGAAGTCTGTTGAATCCCCCATCTCATGTCACAAGTTGAGTAGAGCAGCAACGACTTATTGATTAATTCGTCAAAGTGTTTTGATAGTCGATCAGTTTGTGTAcatttttgaagaagaaatggaTCAAATttatctgattccagcttcttttgtttaaacattttctcgtttctttcctccttcatggcagtaaactgaatatatctGGGTTGtggataaaaaaagacatttgagcCAAGCATCTGGGGCGTTTTCCGACTTCTtattaatcaaagaacaaactAATGGTCAAGAAACCAATCAACAGATTAgtagacaatgaaaataatcgttagttacAGCCCTAAACTTGAGAATATGAGTGCAAAACCCAGACCTAACTAAAGGAAACAAGCTTAGTACACAAGGAATCTATGAACGTGAACGTCTGGGCTGATTTTGCATTTAGCATATTAACTACATATTTTAAATTTACATCAGCACTGATATATATTCTGATCAATTTGCACTATTTACTTCACCGACCTCTCTGTCCAGATACAGGAGAAAAGGctgacaaaacagaaaatggatTCCGGATGGTGTCTCGTCCCCTGGTCCTCCAGAAAACATTTAGGTAACACAGCAATCTGTAGTGCTGCTGGTATCCAGCTTGAAGGCTAACGATGCTAGCAGTCTGATAAATGCTCAGTGTGTTCTCTCAGTTATCTGTCTCTCCACTTTGATTTTCTTGCCATCTTCCTGCAGAGTGAAGGTTGACCAGGAACAGCCTCTGGCCCTGCGGCAGCTGCTGTGGTTGGAGGATAAGCTGTTTGTAGGTGTGTGCCCTGGTCTGCTGCCAACCTCCTCCACCCTTCTGATGCTCCACTCTGCCCAAGACACTGATGACACACTCGCTGTCAGGTCAGCAGAGCAGCAGTTGCAGTTTTGAATCCATTCAATTGAATTATTTAATTGCCATGTTTTAAGTCAGGACTCAGTCCAGTGTTACCATGTTTCAGGTCTGAGATTGAAGTGGACGGTGTTGTGGTCAGTATGGTTCACTGCTTCCAGTCTGGCACCGTGGCTCTACAGCTGGAGGATGGACAGATCAGGAAGCTGCTCTGGGGTCAGTCACAAACACTCTTTTTCTGCTACTGAATTGTATGTTTTGCTAAGTGgtgttttgtttgaattttaCTAATTGTAGATGCattatttgatttgaaaagCACACTGCACAATGTGGAGATTGTCCAGAGGCTGTTAACTTACAGCCTCCCAAATAGGAGGTAATTTTCTAGCTGATTACCATTAACAACATGATAATGTGTAGCCTGGTAGAGTCATGCTCCTTCACAGGGTATTCAGAATTCTTCAATAAACTGAACTCTCaaatggtctttaaaaaaaGCCTTAAGTCATTTtagcagcaaagaaaaaaaaactctctatGTACTTTCTTGTTATATGAGAGGCATGTCTTTGGATTTTTTGGTTCAATTTTTGGTTCTACAAATTTTGATGCTTAGTTTCATAACCAAGGTACAGAAGCCCCGAGGAGCAAgcgaagattttttttttctaagtctGATCTAAATAATTTTCTCTCATGTGTTTAGGACTtgaaaaatttttaaaaatttcaACGTGAAGAAACAATAAGTGTGTTATCTACTGTGATACAACAGATATTTTTCCCAGGAAATCTTTTTTCATGGGCGAAacgaagtaaaaaaaaagacatttctcatgaggaaaaacatttttagcagctttttttatgtatttttcgTTAAttctttttcatgtgtgaaaccaaaaaaaaagaggaaagtttgaatttaaaaaaaaaaatatcattgcGCCCCCTCTGCTGGAGCCGCTTAGTACTGATGCTACTCATGTTATAACAGCActtcaaacataaaacaatagaaaacacaaattataatctgacaaaaacatttaattttaccTTGGTCCATTAAAGCATGAAAAAGAAATTcacctgtgggaaaaaaaaaatcacttgatttcttgtttttttttttcacttagtttcacacatggaaaaaaagggttttcctggagaaaataaaatactttcacagatgggaaaaaaaatgaaggatcTTTAAAAGATTGTCCTGAtatctcttccccccccccccccccccccccccccaggttGTAAACACAGGAAAGCAAACTATTTTGACCAGACTATAATTTCCTCATTTCAGTCCTCAGTGCCTCCATACCGAGGAGATCATCAGAGAAGTTTAGAAAATGCTTTTGtttgcaggaaaataaaacccTTGTTTTAATTCTGTGTAGACCATCCTGAGCCATCAGTGGAGGACTGGCGTGACTCCAGCGGATGTTGCATTAACTTCCCTGTCTCCTGCGTTCAGACGGCCCTGTGCAGCATCAGTGGGGAGGTAGAAAAACAATACTATCATATTCATACAATTGCATCACTAACTACAAGTGAGATTGTTTCTTCAGGCCTAAATGTTTCTATTTGCCTTCATGTCTTCAGGAATGTCTACTGGGCCTCACAGACAGATCCCACCTGTACGCTGGAGAAACAGAAGTATGCTCTCTCCTTTATTTTACCAGCTTTATAAATATGTTCATAACGAGACAAAGCTAACCAGGTTCATTTAtatctatttctttcttagctggcCTCCAATATTTCCTCCTTTTTGGTTTGCAATGACTTCCTCCTCATCACTACACACTCCCACACCTGTCGCTGCCTCCAACTGAGCACGCCAAGTATCAAAGGTAGGTTGGAGACCCTCACAGAAAAAATCTGCAGTGTCTATCTGTTCTGGtcaaaaaacattcacacacatggTCTGTAGATACATAGTATTATGTACTAAAATTGAAATGTATGATGAGCTGATACAGTTGGATTCAAAGTAGTTGTCAGTTAGCTCAGACTGAAGAACAGTTGGATATTCTAATTTAGTAAACACGATGAATTCGAATTggccagaatcagaatctgatCACCCACGTTAATAAATATGGTTATGCTTCAGTTATTGCTTTTACCAGCTTGCAGTGAAGTACAGTATTTTGGGAAGTGGCACATTAGATGCTAACATAAGCTGCATTGTTAGCTGGCCTCTGGCTGATTGCTCTTTCATGTCTTTGCGTACTTCTGAAATGAGTAGTAAAGTTGGTTTTACCACTGGTATATTTCATGGTTAAGTTGAACGACCTTTGACCCCACAGGGCTGCAGGCAGCATTGGCCTCAGATGGAGGTCAGAATGACGAGACGCTGCGGCGGGTGGAGAGAGGTTCCAGAATTGTCACTGTGGTCCCACAAGACACCAGAGTGATTCTACAGgtcagtgtcacacacacacacacacacacacacacacacacacacacacacacacacacaagttgaTACCACATCAGTGCTGTACATTTGAACATCTGCGACTGTGTGTTACGAATGTAAAAGCCAAGCTCCAGATGCAAATTAAAAATGGCTTAACGTTATATATAATTGATTTGGAGGTGTGTTTAtatctgatatgttttgttgttttttcatccaGATGCCTCGTGGTAACCTGGAGACTGTGCATCATCGAGCGCTAGTGTTGGCTCAGCTCAGGAAGTGGTTAGACAGGTGAGTTTGATATTCCTCTATCATACGTAACTACATTGATCGGTTATCTTCCTGACAGTGTGTTATTGTCGGAATTAGAATAGTCGAATAGAAGCAACAAGTGAGAAAAGGTAttagtaataatgataattgcattatttctttgtgtttggtttTTCAGGTTGAGGTTCAGAGATGCCTTTGAGTGTATGAAGAAGCTGAGGATCAACATGAACTTAATTTATGACCACAACCCAAAGGTACGTACAGGGTTTAATGTGTTTCCTATGTGACATCACATCTTTTAACTTTGTCCATATTGGGTGATTGATAATTGTAAATTTCGTACATCTACTTCTTTAAAGTAATTTAATAAAGCAAGTAATTTGTGTGCTCAAGTGACAAGAGAATACATTACTCTCAGGTTTATGAAGATGTCACAGAAAAGAGAATTGGAAAGTAAAGTGTGTTTCAGTATGTATTTTTCAGTATTATGGCTGTTTTATGTCTCTGTCCTTGACCTTCTGTTGTAGAATATGAAAAGACAATGCCTAGTTTCATCTTTATTATTGCACTGATTTAGTCTCTTTCTGGCtggtcttgtttttattgtccatctcttcctgcaggtTTTCCTGGAGAACATAGAAAACTTCATCACACAACTGAGCTCCATCAACCACATTAATCTCTTCCTCACTGAGCTCAAGTAAGACTCTCAAGATCTGCTGCAGTACAATTTCAGCTATGGAAAGCCAACTCagcttttatattttatctgtACATTGTGtaagttgttttgtctttggtACCCAGGGAGGAGGATACGACCAGCAGCATGTACCCTCGTCCTGACGGCAGCCTGGTCCAGACCCAGCATGTTTCTGGGCAGAAGAAGGTGGATGTAGTCTGTGATGCTTTACGGAGCACCATGGAATCGATGGGTCCAAACAAGTCAGTGATACTGAGAATAACTTCTAAACATTGCATGCTTAATGTTAAGGGTCAAATTATGTCAATATCAAAGGTTTGGTGTCCATCTAATTTTATCCAACCCTCTAATAGTTTTTGGACAATTAATCTACAAACCTGATCCCAAAAAAGTTGTGACGCTGCGTAAATTGAGTTTACTGCATGTTAAATAAGGTTTCTAAAATGATCAAATTCTCCTTCATTTATGTTCaacgttacccacaatgccatttagccagtgagtgacatcactgaatgcaatttatcagatcaaagcagcttcttctggagccacaaaaagttTTCTACTAGTTTCCTCACATACACAGTAGTACTCCCAACAACCTGTAAACACTTAAAAACGTATGAAAAATTGGCGACTTTAAAAGCAACTCGGTGTAACTGGACCACATTATTGCATTAACTGGTTATAAAACTTGAATTGTATCAACTGCCCAGGTTCTTTCTGTCCATCCTGACGGCTCATGTGAAGAAGACGGTTCCAGAGTTGGAGATTGCTTTGCAGAAAGTCCACGAGCTTCGAGGTGAGCACACTGATGACCTTGCTTCTCTCTCGCAACACATTGTAGCAGATGATTTTTCAGTTGGTCAtttggtttttgtttgtgtgtttgtccagtGAACCCCTCTGAAGGTCCCGGTGCTGTGAGTGCTGAAGAGGCGCTGAAgtacctcctcttcctcgtcaaCGTGAATGACCTGTACGAACACTCTCTGGGAACGTACGACTTTGATCTCGTGCTCATGGTGGCTGAGAAATCCCAGAAGGTATCGCAAACCTCCTCATTATCTCgtttgacgtttttttttttatcagatacAGTCAGTTATGTAAATGAGGTCATTAAGTAAAGCCTCATTTCCATTCACTACCACCTGTGATATTCATGACCCCCATGTCTAAAAGCATCAAGAAGTTTTCAAGGAAACATTTTTTCCTCATTGACGTGCAGATTTATGCACAAAAACACCACATGTGGAGTCAAAATTAAAGCAAGACGCAATCAAGCTGCCAAATATCGCACAGATTTACACATTAATAGGTTGAGATGCACTTCAAGGTGCTCCAAAATCAAATTAGATAAACTTCCAACACATTTCCTTTAAACTTTTCTCATGTCACAGCTGATTATCTAAGTGCATCTTTACTGTCttaatgaaacatttatttgtgtatatatatatatatatatatatatatatatatatatatatatatatatatatatatatatatatatatatatatatatatatatatatatatatatatatatgtatatgtgtatatatatatatatatatatatgtatatgtgtatatatatatatatatatatatatatatatatatatgtatatgtgtgtttatgagaaTCACAAAAAACCCGAGATGTACACTGAAACATGAAGTTAAAAGAAAGAAGAGTCAGTACGAGATGAAAATgattaaaagagaaataaattttaaaaaaattaaaaaatatatatatttacacagaAGTTTCCTTTTTCATatcaagaatgtttttttttttatgaattttcaTCGTTCCAGACAGTCTAAAAAGCAAAACACGTATAATCTAACTAAGCTGTAACGAGTGGATGTATTTGTCAGCCAATTTTGTCCACTATCCCTGCAGGACCCTAAAGAGTACCTTCCCTTCCTGAACATGCTGAAGAGCCTGGAACCAAACTACCAGCGCTACACCATCGACAAACACCTGAAACGCTACAGGAAAGCCCTGCAGCACCTCAGCAAGTGTGGTCAGTCCAAATGTTTCTGTCATgatttctgaaataaaaagattcCTGGCTAACGTGAAAATGAGATGGCAATCATCACAAGAAAGCAAACACTGAATGAACATGCTGCTTCCTCCTTTCTTACACTCACAAACGTGCAATATCAATGACCACTTAGTGATAAGTACTTTGATCTGTCAAGTAAAACCTCTTCATCAAAACTTTAAATGATGTGCCAGTGTTTTGCAAAGACCAGCTGTGTTTTTGAGCTGAGCACAATATAACTGTGACTGAATCTTTGCTGTTCAGGAGATGAACATTTCCCTGAAGCTTTGCAGCTCGTGAAGGAGCAGAAACTATACAGTGAAGCGCTGCGACTGTACACAGCAGACAGACCTCACTACaaggtacaaacacacatgctacTCACATTCTTCACCCACAAGTTACTCCAGTTTGTGGTCACAACATTTGAGTGCCAAATATTTACTCTATTAAAAGACATACCCGTTGGTCCCATCACGTTAAAATGGGAAATTTCTTGACAATAAACTCCTTCCTGTTTTCAGACaactcttattttcattatGCTTTATATGGACATAAACAGTGCTGGATTTAAAGTACTTGAAATGGGATCGTAATAATTCAACAGTAACAAGTGACCTCCTGCATTGACCCGTAAACTTTGACCCTTGAACTCTAGGCTCTGAGCTGCACTTATGCCCAGCACCTGGTGGAGCAGCAACAGGCGGAGCAGGCCGGCCTGTTGCTATGGCGATGCGGAGAGCTAACCAGCGCCCTGCAGGCATTCGCTGGCAGCTCCAGTTGGAGAAATGCCATCTGTGTGGCGCAGCAAATGCCTCTACCACCGGACCAGTTAGCTCTGCTGGCCAGAGACTTGGCAGGTAACCCAGACAGCTAGTTGATGAAAATAAAGgttgacagtcagtcagacaggtTAGCGTAAATCctaaaattgtttgtttgtttctcttctaGAGAAGCTGACTGAACAGCGACGGTACTCagaagctgctctgctgttagACCAGTACGCCAAAGTAAGATCCTCTGCAAAAAGAAGCTGCTCAACAACATGGCTTCTAATGAAGCAGATCATAAGATATTAAATGATcctgttaagagtgattttttttttcttttttttttgttaaaatattttgaaaatcacAAAGCAACATTTCACTTCTTGTTTGTCGCTGCTTGTTGAGGCTGAAAGtctgcatttttctgtttcCAATAGGACTGTGAGGAGGCCATCTTGGCTCTGATCACAGGTGCCGTCTGGGAGGAGGCGCTCCGATTGGTGAGTGAAAaataccaccttttttttttttcaacttttcttccttgatttattgatttgtgATATTACCATTCTGTAAAGAGTTACAAACATTAATACAACACTTGAGAGCATCCAGgtataaagtaaaaatactttgtttaCAAGTCAAGGTTATTTATAAAGCACATTTCATACGACAGGCATAGACTCAATGTGCTTAAAAATACAGCACAGTCTGTTCATTTGATCTGTTGTCTTTGTCTGCTTCAGATTTATATGCACAACAGACAGGACATCACTGAAACCAACCTCAAACCTGCTCTGTTGGAAGGTAAAGAGAAATCAGATGGACCCTGTTGTTATCCTGCTGTACAGACCAGAGAAGGGAACAGAAGTCGGCAAAAGAAAGATCCTGTTGGCGAGTAGTCTTTTTATGATGTATCATGTTTTCTTGTGTCAGCTGTCGGCGCTCAGACTGCTTTCCTGGAGGCTCAAGCAGCAACATTCACGCGGCACCGGACCCGACTGGCCGTGGTCCGAGAGCAGAAAGAGAAGGCCAGATTGGACATGCTGGGTGAGTATAAGTCAGAGCTGACGGTACATACAGTATCTGAGCCAACATGTTTGCttatttgttttgatatttttcttcttctttttcgtgACCTGTCTCTTCATGATTAAAACCTAAATTTGTCTTCTTGATCAGATGAGGATGGTCCAGACTGTCCTGACGCTGAGCTTTACTCTGAAGCCAGCAGTGTAATGACCGGCTCCAAATACTCCCAGAGTAACTCCCGCATCTCCtcgtaagacacacacacacacacacacacacacacacacacacacacacacacacacacacacctaaaacTTGTTCAGATTATGTAGTCTCTGTGATGaataatgtaattttgttaCTGCCTGCAGGAGATCATCAAAGAACCGTCGCAAAGCCGAGCGGAAGAAGCTGAGTCTGAAGGAAGGAAGCCCGATGGAGGACAGAGCTCTGATGTATGCTCTGGGTGAGATCATCACCACTGTGGACAAGATGAGAGGTACACACACTcttaatcatttatttactttacgTGATATTTTAGataatagtaatagtagtaaGCAGCCAGGGATGATGGGAGATGTTGTTCACAAAACTTAAACTATACTCAAGAGGTTCGTCTGCCCCCTTTCTGCCCTGCAGAGGAAGTACACAGCCTGCTGAAGGCCCTGGTGCTGTTCCAGTTTGATAAACAGGCGGAGAAGATACAGCTGACCTACGAGGAAGCTCTGCAGATGATGGAGGCAGCAGTCCCTGAGGTGTGGCCTGAAGGACTGCAGAACAGTCAAGCTCAGGTAAATGTAAAACAATCAGATTTGTATACTCAGTGACATGCTTTTGTCACACTTGTTTCAATCTAATGTCAGGTCTGTTGCACACgaggaaaataaatacattcaaatgttttgctTAAATTGTGGTCTCCTTCTTGCTTTTCAGCTCACTGGACCAAACTCAACCGCAAACAGCATCATGGCTtctttccagcagcagcagcagcagcagcagagacctGCAGCTTCACAACAAGGTGAGCAGTGTTAAATGagtgttcttcttctctttatAAATACAGACACACGGGTCACTCACAACCAAATTCTATTTTGTTGATGCATATCTGATCTGTGCCATACgagagcaaataaataaaatggttgTAAAGTGCCATGCCCTGAGGAGCAAGTCaggtatattttttttatggtgaTTTAGTTGTTAAGACTGATCCAGTGTTTCCCTAATTGTGGCGGTGGCTGACCAGCAGGGATGCCATAGAGCATGCGCACTTGAGACTTCTGCCAACGAGTTGGCTAAACCTCTGGTTTGCTAACTTGGATGGGGATAAAATGTAATCGGGGGACTTTTCTAGACTCTCCAAATTTTATTGGACCCAATTGcccaaattctgacagtaaaatgAGTCATTTCGTGGGGCATGTGAggctttcacaatgttagctttttGGAAAAGTCCCCAGTTTATCATATGATGATATAATTGCACGACTTGGCCACGACCAaaactggattttcattttgtcatacTCATTTGGACCACAAGAAGCTGAAGTGCATCACTACCTCATGTTCTAAATATAACGAAAATCACTCGTGTTCTTCCAGGGTAGTTTTATGTGCTCCGTGCACACTAAACACAAGATACATCTATTGTGTGTTAGCAGGTTGTGTAACATTACTATCATATCTTTCTTTTGACATGTAATGTGTTATAATTGGCGCTGATCTCTTTCCAATGTCACATATGCAATATTTAttatggtaaaaaagaaaaaattatctCCTTTTTTTCACTTGGTTTGCCATGTTAAGATAAAAATATCCTGAAAATAAATCGCCTTGTATTCCTTTTCTTTCATGAGGAAAActgagtgaaaaacaaaatgtttgcagGAGACCTTTTTTGTCACGTTTtcacagataaaacacaaataaataagaaaCTTTGTAAGATTATCTATGATAAGAACCTGTTTTTCCCACCGtttctcaagtcataaacacaagagagaaaacaatttggatccaacagcagaaaaaaaatcttcacttCACTTTTGTAGTGTGAAGAGAGTAGGAGTCTATATAAAATAATGTTCAGTCACTAAAGATGATGTAACgtaatttctgttttttcattttttcgtCATAGCTGCTGATGTTCCGTCGCCACCAAAGATGAGAAACGGTGTCAAGTGGAAGCTCGCTGTTCTTACATAaattagttttgtttgtatttttttgtttttaactgtaaaGTCAAATGGTAATTATGTATCAAATAAAGATTCAGTTAATGTCTCTTTGTACCAAAAGTGTTCATTCTCTGGAGTTCAGACACTCAACAACGTACTGCACATCAAACAGTCCAGATATCCAACCTCTGAGGAAATCATTTAGAACACGTTTTGCTCCAGTCAACATGATTCTCACTCAGCTTACCTTCTCTAATGGCTTCACCGGgtataaacatttatttttcatgtataAATGAAGACGTTGTTGTCAATAGTTTACTTTATTGTGTTGTGGCAATTTAACttgctgaaaacaaaacaattcaacCTGAAACATCAAAAGAAACATGGTAAAGATATCTAAACTGTCTGTTACAATCAACCATAAATGCGTCCATAAAAATCCAACTGTTCCCTCAGTGGCTCTGCTGCTCCACAGCAGAAGGTGAGCCTGTTCATTTCTCAGGTGTAGAACAACATGGTGCCCAGCTGCCTTATCCTCCATAACAACAGCTCTTTAAGTTCTATGAATCCAGTGAAGATGGGAGTCTCTGAACCCAGAGTGAACAGAACCAAGTCCTGCTTTGTTCTCATATTTCTCATCATCACACCCTCTTGGCCTGTTtggcagtagcagcagcagcacgccTCTGGTTCATGGCCTTGGTGGTGACTCGGAGCTTACGCAGGCGGAGCTGTCTCAGCCGCAGCTGCAGGTCCTTAGGGAGCTTACCTCCCTTCGCCAAAATGTCCTTTAGCCTCTGTTTGGGCACCTTGGTGAGGCGGAAGTCACATATTGTTGGGTAGTGGTCGTACATGACCTGGCAGGTGCGGGAGGAGGGGAGGTAGCCTTCTGCGCTGACTGTCACCTTGTACTCACCGGGATTCAGCAGCCGCCAGTAGTCGCCGTCAGCAACTGAAGATGggataataaatacatttttgttccagagaaaatgacagtaatatataaacacagtgaTATAAGTAATCATATGTAGTGTAAAGTGAGTAAATGCTGATATCAATGGCTGTGAGACTGCACCTGATCTAATATGATGATCAATGTCATCAACTTTAATGATGGCGTCTGCTATACCAGCCTCTGTGTCTTTGTCACGAACCACACCCTTAATTCCTCTGTGGACCTAAAGAAAACAAGAGACATTAAGAGTTTTACTGGTGCTGTAGatataaaacaacaatgtaCTGTAAAAAGTAACGTATAAGAAATATTCTCACTTTTAAGGTAAGTTAAATTTGAAATTATAGGAAGAATAGAAGAAGCATGGAAAATATAGCATTGAAAATAGAGATATGAGAATTTAGCCAAAGCAGCCTGACCTGCTCCATGTAAATCAGCAGAGATTCTTTGTTGTTCTCCCACTCGATGGGAAGCTCACTGGCGTGAGGAAATTTATCGCAGGACAACTCCACCGTCACCTCGAAACAGTTGGTGTGCAGGTAGCTGAAATCATTCATACCtgcaaggaaagaaaaacacacaaagtttaTTCAATACTTTCAGTTTAGTTTCTTTGATGCATTGCACTGGACCAACACTAACAGTGGGAATAACAGGGATTAAGATTAGGATTAGGCTCAATTTTGAAGTGTTAAGAAAACGTggggagaaaaaacaattatcctgattttttttttttgttgttggagtgaaaaaaactactttttttcctaggtgaattttgttttttcagaagAATTATTTTTATCTTGTGTGAAGCTGAgtagaaaaaatattttttttgtagcgAGGCACATTTTTGTGCctgttgtgaaaatgtgaacaaaaaaaaatcacgagaATATTTTGTTTCCATTTGACACCAAGTTtagaattgtatttttttagtgttctgaaaaacatttttaaatgtcaggtCTGAcctgacattaaaaaaatattttcaggtgaaaaaaaacGTTATGTGTGAACTTTTTTTGTTAGGGCACATAAGATTTGTGAAAATATATGGACATTTTTCTCAAGAGAATTTTCATATATATGAAAATTAGTAAATAAAATGGCATGTGTGGAAAAATatccagatttttttaaaaacattgtatGTGACACCAAaagtcaaaaaaataaaatccaggagaaaaaaaattgtcatgtGAAACTGAAGTGAATTTTGTTCAGAAGAAGAGCGAAactgagtgtaaaaaaaaaaaactgttctggCAGGAGAGTTTGATCAGACGAGTGTTGTGAAAACATTTGGAAACCTTATTTTTccaggagaaaaacagagaactGGAGAATTTCTTTTTCAAGTcgaaaaac of the Sparus aurata chromosome 18, fSpaAur1.1, whole genome shotgun sequence genome contains:
- the elp1 gene encoding elongator complex protein 1, yielding MRNLKLLKSLQSSELQGPGSPQCLAVRADTGSLLIASHYSITEYDPRTGQVVSEASLTAEGFLPEDGSGTVVGLQDLAELESACLATAGGDVVLFNLNTCQLECVGSVDSGLTSMSWSPDEELVVLTTGQETIIMMTKDFEPITEVGIHQDDFGEGKFITVGWGKKETQFHGSEGKQAAQRRIQEVQSAAAWDDRRPRVTWRGDGQLFAVSAVCPQTGARKVRVWNREGVLQSTSETINGLEQALCWKPSGSLIASTQRHPNKHSVVFMEKNGLLHGDFTLPFSKDQVKVKDLLWNNDSTVLAVWLEDMTAGEDKKVNTYIQLWTMGNYHWYLKQSLDFGRDSQKAPVCVYWDPQHSLTVHVVTRSWTSITYDWGWTTERSPGLDATDKANVAVIDGDKILVTTFRQCVVPPPMCAFELQLSSPVNQVTFLCQPQRTNQLAALTSDGQISVYSQDTGEKADKTENGFRMVSRPLVLQKTFRVKVDQEQPLALRQLLWLEDKLFVGVCPGLLPTSSTLLMLHSAQDTDDTLAVRSEIEVDGVVVSMVHCFQSGTVALQLEDGQIRKLLWDHPEPSVEDWRDSSGCCINFPVSCVQTALCSISGEECLLGLTDRSHLYAGETELASNISSFLVCNDFLLITTHSHTCRCLQLSTPSIKGLQAALASDGGQNDETLRRVERGSRIVTVVPQDTRVILQMPRGNLETVHHRALVLAQLRKWLDRLRFRDAFECMKKLRINMNLIYDHNPKVFLENIENFITQLSSINHINLFLTELKEEDTTSSMYPRPDGSLVQTQHVSGQKKVDVVCDALRSTMESMGPNKFFLSILTAHVKKTVPELEIALQKVHELRVNPSEGPGAVSAEEALKYLLFLVNVNDLYEHSLGTYDFDLVLMVAEKSQKDPKEYLPFLNMLKSLEPNYQRYTIDKHLKRYRKALQHLSKCGDEHFPEALQLVKEQKLYSEALRLYTADRPHYKALSCTYAQHLVEQQQAEQAGLLLWRCGELTSALQAFAGSSSWRNAICVAQQMPLPPDQLALLARDLAEKLTEQRRYSEAALLLDQYAKDCEEAILALITGAVWEEALRLIYMHNRQDITETNLKPALLEAVGAQTAFLEAQAATFTRHRTRLAVVREQKEKARLDMLDEDGPDCPDAELYSEASSVMTGSKYSQSNSRISSRSSKNRRKAERKKLSLKEGSPMEDRALMYALGEIITTVDKMREEVHSLLKALVLFQFDKQAEKIQLTYEEALQMMEAAVPEVWPEGLQNSQAQLTGPNSTANSIMASFQQQQQQQQRPAASQQAADVPSPPKMRNGVKWKLAVLT